Proteins from one Podospora pseudoanserina strain CBS 124.78 chromosome 1, whole genome shotgun sequence genomic window:
- a CDS encoding hypothetical protein (EggNog:ENOG503P2N2; COG:F), translating to MTLLCLLNRGGAARGLRSTSYASSTICCGRHNININPTPTAARGSQLRLNFTNTYPRYCATASQPLHTMGSVDKPSLAGIDLPIIKLDTTLTELFRRASPQNASTRLGMVFCGVNSGVDLNPDFPRNTKYLYQDSPFNTVPRKELTRKNHDLRKSLAMKYLSLIPQRDAFIAGPSPVIMFNMNQSPATVAHDREEATTTLSVLDPSQRPNLVFCPGPSKIPMKEYGIDKITYKIVADGLESYPLTHSLETHWILNSKAGLARSGLPTPRCDIISVKGYPPASPRSCCDACRADKRSNDLTFIPESCSGPSGQWVKTESAKVLSAISSRPVPFVLKNQQVFGGAGTWVVTTQEQKDDLLSDFSSPDGPLRKLLSQVTPENHHMDPAAVVISDMVSNPIGDYGLTFFVNEDGEPVFLAASEQMTDGNNAWVGSTIVYSRQEALYERFQVLMSRTAEFVAKHGYVGPVGIDVLETGTEGETETHCGERTKFHVVDLNVRTSGSLALPLLKGHFTQRGLDCASSFGITVKGGREEFVRKWRREFEEGRMFVLSWYEDREEGASIADVVVGAENEEGLQGMIERVREGSEEVIF from the coding sequence GCCAGGGGATCACAGCTCAGATTGAACTTCACCAACACCTACCCACGGTACTGTGCTACAGCAAGCCAACCACTTCACACCATGGGATCCGTTGATAAACCAAGCCTGGCAGGCATTGACCTTCCAATAATCAAGCTCGATACCACACTCACCGAGCTCTTCAGACGAGCGAGCCCACAAAACGCAAGCACCCGTTTGGGAATGGTGTTTTGTGGTGTCAACAGCGGCGTTGACCTCAACCCAGATTTTCCACGCAACACAAAGTACCTCTATCAAGACAGCCCTTTCAACACCGTCCCTCGGAAAGAGCTCACACGAAAGAACCACGACCTCAGGAAGTCCCTAGCTATGAAGTATCTCAGCCTCATCCCCCAAAGAGACGCCTTCATCGCAGGTCCATCCCCAGTGATCATGTTCAACATGAACCAGTCCCCCGCCACAGTCGCCCACGATCGTGaagaagccaccaccaccctctccgtcCTCGACCCCTCCCAAAGACCTAACCTTGTCTTCTGCCCCGGCCCGTCCAAGATCCCCATGAAAGAATACGGCATCGACAAGATCACCTACAAAATCGTCGCTGACGGCCTGGAGTCATATCCCCTAACCCACTCCCTAGAAACCCACTGGATCCTCAACTCCAAAGCCGGCCTCGCCAGGTCCGGTCTTCCCACGCCCAGGTGCGACATCATCTCCGTCAAGGGATACCCCCCAGCCTCTCCCAGATCCTGCTGCGACGCCTGCCGCGCAGACAAGCGATCCAACGATTTGACATTCATCCCCGAATCTTGCTCCGGCCCAAGCGGTCAATGGGTGAAGACCGAATCTGCCAAAGTGCTCTCTGCCATCTCCTCCCGGCCGGTGCCGTTTGTTCTCAAGAACCAGCAGGTTTTCGGCGGAGCGGGAACCTGGGTGGTGACCACgcaagaacaaaaagacgATTTGCTGTCTGATTTTTCCAGCCCCGACGGCCCCCTGAGGAAGTTGCTGTCCCAAGTCACTCCCGAGAATCATCACATGGATCccgcggcggtggtgatctcGGATATggtctccaaccccatcggGGACTACGGCTTGACCTTTTTTGTCAATGAGGACGGGGAGCCTGTTTTCTTGGCGGCATCAGAGCAAATGACTGATGGGAATAACGCCTGGGTGGGCAGCACCATCGTCTACTCGAGGCAGGAGGCACTGTACGAGAGGTTCCAAGTGTTGATGTCGCGGACTGCGGAATTTGTGGCGAAACATGGGTATGTCGGGCCGGTGGGGATCGATGTCTTGGAGACGGGGACAGAAGGGGAGACGGAGACGCATTGTGGGGAGAGAACAAAGTTTCACGTGGTGGATTTGAATGTTAGGACGTCGGGGAGCCTGGCCTTGCCGTTGTTGAAGGGGCATTTCACCCAAAGGGGGCTGGATTGCGCCAGCAGTTTTGGCATTACGGTTAAGGGCGGAagggaggagtttgtgaggaagtggaggagggagtttgaggagggaaggatgTTTGTGTTGAGTTGGTATGAGGatcgggaggagggggcgagcATTGCGGATGTGGTTGTGGGGGCGGAAAACGAGGAGGGGTTGCAAGGGATGATTGAGCGGGTTAGGGAGGGCAGCGAGGAGGTTATTTTCTAA
- a CDS encoding hypothetical protein (COG:S; EggNog:ENOG503P0HT), which produces MSTQSEPATSSNGVRVVGDEEKGLHRTQTGVTMSPELFEKLYLTPKVPHVGDNNRRFANPTALGFVGFVISTFTFSIVCMGWGGASGFSPVVGIFFFVGPVLLLFAMVFEWIMGNFFPMMVMGLFAVFWLSFGMLQLPTLQLAAPYATDADPTGLASREYNTVIALYLIVWGFALFTFFIFTCKINAVFATIFLLVSLGAWVLSGAYFRASAGDFDGAGKLQKAGGALLFIVALLGWYMCFIIMAGEMRITLSLPVGDLSHLWPKTDVELAAVEQREHRD; this is translated from the exons ATGTCAACCCAAAGCGAGCCAGCAACGAGCTCCAATGGCGTCCGGGTGGTgggcgacgaggagaagggcCTCCACAGAACGCAGACTGGGGTGACAATGTCCCCAGAGCTCTTCGAGAAACTCTACCTCACACCAAAAGTTCCCCATGTTGGGGACAACAACAGACGCTTTGCGAATCCTACGGCATTGGGGTTTGTCGG CTTCGTGATCTCAACCTTCACCTTTTCAATCGTCTGTatgggatggggtggagCCTCAGGATTCTCTCCTGTCGT GGGgattttcttcttcgtcggccccgtcctcctcctcttcgcaATGGTCTTCGAGTGGATAATGGGGAACTTCTTTCCCATGATGGTCATGGGCCTGTTCGCCGTGTTCTGGCTGAGTTTCGGAATGCTCCAGCTCCCAACTTTGCAACTGGCTGCTCCATATGCCACCGATGCTGATCCGACAGGACTTGCCTCGCGCGAATACAACACCGTCATTGCGCTGTATTTGATTGTCTGGGGGTTCGCCCTAttcaccttcttcatcttcacaTGCAAGATCAACGCTGTCTTTGCCACTATTTTCTTGCTGGTCAGCCTTGGAGCCTGGGTGTTGAGTGGTGCATACTTTCGAGCAAGTGCCGGGGACTTTGATGGTGCTGGGAAACTGCAAAAG GCGGGTGGTGCATTATTGTTCATAGTGGCGTTGCTAGGATGGTACATGTgtttcatcatcatggcggGAGAAATGCGCATCACGCTGAGTCTTCCAGTTGGCGATTTAAGCCATCTCTGGCCTAAGACTGATGTCGAGTTAGCGGCAGTTGAGCAGCGTGAGCATCGGGATTGA